The following is a genomic window from Meriones unguiculatus strain TT.TT164.6M chromosome 7, Bangor_MerUng_6.1, whole genome shotgun sequence.
CATCCCTCCAACCCACACACCCCAGCCAATACTCAGGTTCCACTCTGCACAGCGGCCACACAGGGACATGGACAGTGCTGCACAGATCCTTTATGATCTTCAGAGAACTGGGACTACTTGAAGGAGGGCCTCAGTTCTGGCTCAGCCTGAGGTCCCAGACCCTGGCTCCCCACTCACCAGGTAGCCCCAGGCTCAGAAGGACACTGTAATAAATGACAGGGATGATACCAGCCACACACGGCGACCTCTCTGGGCTCTGTGGCCAGTGGCCGTCCACATCATTGTATCTTAGGTCACTGGCATTGAATGCAGGCAGCATGGTCACTTGTGGCTGCCCAGCTAGGAAGGATGGAAAGGCAGAAAAACAAGTTACTTTTCACTGGGGCTTGGTGGACAGCAGCCCCTGCCTGACCCCAGGGCCCTTCTATTCATTCAGTACTGCTCGGGGCAGAGCCCTGGGACAGACCCAGACAAATGCAGTGTCTATCTCTATGGAACTGCACCCCCTCCGCCCCCGGGCTTCTCTTTTATCAATGGCAGGACTACTTGGCCGTGGTGACTGCTCTCCCCCACATGGTCGACCCTGGCACCACGGAAACTGGCTACCCTGTGGTACTTGTGGACACAGGGTCTGGAGAGGGACTGGAGTGGCTGCTCCTTGTGCTGGATGACTCTGAGCCGGTGGGTGGTGGCTCCAGGCCACTGCTCAGCTCCATTTAACAGCCAGCCCCTCTCCCCAGAGACTGACTGGGGTCCCTTCCTTCCTAAGCCGAGAGCACCAACCACTCTTCTACTGATGCTCAAATGACTGGGATTGTTTGATAAGGAAACCCAGTGCTGGAGTGAGGTGGTGCAGTTATCCAGGGGCTAGTGTGGAGCGAGGACCCCTACACACCTGCTTTGGCCTCTAGTTGCCTCAAGTACACTTgaggctttttaaaatttaacttatGGCTTTTTCCTTTCCTGCTGAAGAGGAGTGGGGAAGCCTCCCTCCTACCTCCCACTATCACTATCTCACTATCAGCAGCATCACGCTcctaccccacccccatgccCTGCCCTCTAACTTACTACCGCTTCTCCCATTTGAAAATGCTTTACCTGTCTCCGGTCCCTCAAGTCCCATAGTTCCGGGTCCTGGGCCCTAAGTCACCAGCAGCTTTTCCTTGCGGTCTCTAAAGCACCTTGCAACATAACCAGCTGTGTGTCCCTCACACACTGGCTCTCGGAGGGAGAGTTATCTGCTCCGCACTTCTCCCTCTAGCTCTGAGTCTGTTGGTACAGAGAGTGGGAGAGTGGGGTAGGGAAGGAGGAGTGgggagacagggaaggaaggggagggccCCAGCATGAGTCTCTAGTGGTTCCAGTAGGAACAAAATAGGCTCTCCTACGGTACAGGACTGGCAGGGAATGTTTGCTGGGTAGAGGCTTTGGGTGAGAAAGGCTGTGGGTAAGGGTTTCCTGAAAGGTTCGTCTGTGCTTGGGGGGAAGGAGAGTAGGGtgaaaaggcagaaaggcaggccCAGCTCTGGATAGCTGCCTCGGGCAAAAGCATCCATGGCAAACTGGCCCACTCAGTGGGCACAGCCACACCCTGGAGTTGAGGCTCTTGGGGAAGGCTAAAGGATACAGGGGGCAGAGTCTGTGGTCACCCACACGATGAAAGACCCTTGCTTGCCAGAAAAGAGAACATTTGTGTCCAGAAACTGGGAGATTAGCACCAAGTCTTAGAGGAAGGCAGCTGCATCTGGGACTTAGGTCCCCAGAGACCTCTCAGGGGTTAAGTTCAAAGGATTCTCACCTGTAGAGGCCACAGTGGAAGGGTGAGATGAGTCCAGGCTACCCAGAGGAGGGGTGTGTTGGAACAGAGGAAGGCAGGAGGCCATGTGCGGTGCTACCCCCAGGAGAAGGCTGGTCAGGCTGCCGGCAGGGTAAAGAACACAGGACCCTGTTTTTTTTCCTGGACGTGGTGCAGCCAAGCAGCTCTCAGGAACACTATTCTCTGGTAAATAAACACCAGCCGGTGCCAGCAACGCTCCGAAGAAGCTGGAATGTGTGGTGAGTGGCTCTCTGCACCTGGGTGAGGAGTAACCAGGTCCGCCTACCATGGGCAACAGGGCACAGAATCCAGGGGGACAGTGTGGGCTGCAGAACTGAGGTCTACCCTGGAGACACGTTCCATGGTTGTTTTAGTtacctttctgctgctgtgagaaGACACCTGACCAAGGCAGCAATTAGAGAAGAAGGTATTTAAGTGGGCCTGGCGTatagttttagagggttagtccatgaacCTTATGGTAGGAAGCCGACAGGCATGGCGCCGAGAGCTTTACATTctgatctgcaggcagagagCGAGACTAAGCCTGGCCTaggctttggaaacctcaaagcccacccttatcgacacacctcctccaaacaggccacacctcctaatctgtTCAAACAGTTCCACTTGCTGGGGATCAAACATGCAAACGTATGAGCTTAGGAGGGCCATGCTCATTCAAGCTACCATGGTGGTTTAGTTTCTGAAAATGTACCAGGAAGTGTGGCAGGGAATGACAGGCATTTTCTGGCTCCCTAAGGTAGATCCCATGTCCAGGGCTGGTGCCAACCTACCTGAGCCCAGGACTCACTTGAATTCTCACAGCAGAAGCCTTGCTGCCCGCCCCCTGGTGGCCACCAGGGGTCTTGCAAAGTTCTACCAGGCCCCTTGGCAACCTATGATATCTGCTGCTCCAGGTGCTGAATGCTATCTCCATttctactgtattttatttttattttgaggaatATAAACACTATAAGGTAGCTTAAGGGCTCTTCAGACAGAGCCCAGTGTTCTCCATCACAGCTCTCCTGTGACCTATGTAGATAGCCAGAGCATCCGGATCAGGGGCAAGGCAAAGgcagcagagaggagggaagctGCATTTGCTGAAAAGGACACCTTTTCATCTAAGCTGTGCCTTCAGCCAGCTTAGCCGCTCCAACCTCATCTTCACCCTTGGGCCCCTCCCTGTGGAAGGGATCATtctatacaaacatatatatatgtctgaCATATATATGTCCCTCCCTGTGGAAGGGATCATtctatacaaacatatatatgtcctactttgggggtggtggtgatggcTTGATGCCCCTCTTGCAAAGgacacaagttcaattcccagcattcacatgggaAAACCCAGCACTCATGtctggtggctctcaaccttctaTATAACTACatctccagaggatccaacacacTCTTTTGGtctccaaatacacacacacacacacacacacacacacacacacacacgtaaaaatttaaaaattaaaaattgctttgggaggaaatggagagtcagcagttaagagcactagctgctcttcagGAAGACagggattcaattcccagaacccacacggcagctcacaaacCATTTGTAAACtacaattccaggggatctgatgcactcttctggcccctgtgggtactgcatgctcacggtacacagacatacacatgcaggcGAGACCCATACCtataaaaatgacaacaaaatattttaaaaatttgcctTGGAATGTTCACGGTGAATATGTGGCTTTCTAGACAGAAAAACGCTGTAATTCAGGAACATGTGGGTGTCAGGAACCTTCACACTCCACAGGAGAGGCCATGCTTATCAATAGCATTGAGCGCCACAAGACAAGAGCCAAGGTCTGCTGGATCCATAGCCATGGAGGCAGCATTGTCAACACTGTCACATAGGGGAATGGCAGTACCTGACTGGGCACAGGTGGTGGCAGAGGTAGGCCACTGAGTCATCATCATGTACACAGATGGTACCTGTTCAGAGGTAagttgtagtgagaattctgaaattttggtttctttaaaacaaaacaaaaccaaacaaaacaaaacaaaacacagaactattataagaatatgcttttgtcttaatcccagctgtgggatatggggctgcttcagcgTGTccgcagcagctgactgtgatttgactcgtgctctggcaggggcatgattttgccagctgaagatagtttctgtgattgtgtgacatttggaattcgggggacttttcagagggtacataAATGCTAGGACCCTGAGAGGCGGGCTTGTTGTTGGTCATGGTTTGTCACGGTTTGTTTAAGTAGTTGTAcaaagagaagaaacaacaagaagaagaaaagtagaTATCCTGACAGAGAACAGCAAACTTGCTCCAAGAAACTTAATGTCCCTAATTAGCAGGAAGTTATCTAACGATGACTTTGCCCCCTTTCTaactcctgactttcttcagggatctctttcctctctatcctgttttctctcttatctagtgcTAAGGGGTTGAAcggatggaaaaaaagaaaccacaaagCAGCCAAGTCCAGCTGCAGCAGGTTGCCTGTCCTTGGTGAAGAGTTTCTTCCTGCATAGGCTCTGAGGGCCTCAGCCGTGCCTCGGTGTTGTACAGTCTATGGGAAGGGTGGGCAGGCAGCCCAGTGGGAGAAGCATGGTGCATCTGGACAGGAAGACCAGGCATGAGGGTTGAGTCATCTGGGAGGCACTTCCGCTGAGCCGGACAGCTCCGATTCTGCCAACCCGGACAAGGCTGGTGCCAGACCCAGTTCTTGCTTTCCCTGTGGCTCCAGGAGGGGGTGAAGCTGTTGAGGCTCTCTGCACCAGAAAGAGACAGAGCTCAATACATGAAGCTAATTCCTGGGATCCAGAGAGTGAGGGCAAGAAGTTCCAACTCACCTCCAGAGCCACATTTCCTAGGGTTCTCCGACTTCCATGTGTCAACTTCAAGGGAGTCCCTCTCACAAGGAAGTAGGGGCAAATCCTGTTGATTTTATGCAAAGGTGAGGTCTCAAtaacaacacaaacacacatacacatgaatgcaaacacatacccacatatatacacatgtacacacaaacctATACATCACCCACACAGACATGAACACATATATACTAGACTCTAGaccccaccctccccctcttcGTTCCCCATGTTTTCAGAATATGTCTCTATACTGTCTGAGACCAAAATCtagcttcctgcctcagtttccctacacATGGATTATGGTGCCATGTTTGCTGCATGTCTTCTTGGAACTTTGGGAAGGGGAAGGCTGGAAATTAGGCAGAAGCTGGGGAGGGGAGCCTGGAGACATGGAGACATACATTGGGGTGAGCTAAAGACGGGATGTCTTGGTAGAGAAACAGGCTGTGCTCCTACAGCAAGGGCCACAGTACAATATCCTTGTATTGGGAGATGGTCAATCCCTGTGCAGCTCTCCCAAAGGCCCATCACTGTCTCCAGAGTTTCTTCAACAAACAGCATGAGAATGATCCCCTTTACTCCATACCCCTATTCAATACTCTTATCCTCCCTTCTGGAGAACTGGCCCACCCTAAaatgggagtggaggagggggagaaccctgagccagctcttccttgCCTCTTCCAGGCCCTTCCTTTGCAGCCAGCTCACCAGGGCATTGCCAAGTATTCTCTGTGCCAGGGTGGAGGCTGGGCCTGGGGGCTGGGGCCCTGGGGCTGGTGGCTGCCAGGGGTCCTGGAGCCCTTTGCTTGCCCTTCAGAGGGCTTAAAACTTCCCGAGAGAGGACCGGCTAGCTTTGCTGGGTTGTCTggagaggtggggggaggagggtgtCCGGATCTGTTCCCCTTGGGGGCCCAGGCCTGCACAATAGCCCCTGGGGCGGCCACACTCTGGCTTAAGTAGTTGCCTAGGCAACAGCAGGGGCCAGCTTCAACCAATCCATGGCAGAGACTGGTAGGGGGAGGGAGGCCGAGGAGGGAAGGGGGCACTGTCCCCTTGCTGGATCCTATAtaaggaggagggatgggcttgGAGTGCTCTGGGCTTGACTGTCCCTCCGGTGGACTTAGGGACAAGGGCACCAAGATGCTCAGGAAAGGCTACTGCAAGCCTGGGTCCTGGGGCAGCTTCTGGGCCACCCTGGCCTTGGTGGGACTGGTCACTCGTGCAGGTGAGCGGGCAGTGCCGGGATCAGGTGCCGGGTAAGGAACAAGGTAAGGGGTCGGGGCAAGAACTTCTAAGAGGCGTGCATAGGGCTGGCCAGGAGGTGGCGCAGTACAGCCAGCCCCAGAGAACGCTGAGAGACAGGAGGGTCTccgaggggagagagaaaggagcagaCTGCCTCCAAGGGAAAGGGGCTGGGCAGCAGGCAGGGCACTTAACGACAAAACGACCCTCTATTGTTCATCGTCTCAGGCAGCTGGGTCTAGGCAGAGGCCACATGGGGACGCCATCAGCATTCAGGTCCTTCAGAGTGACAGCTGGGGAGGCCAGGCGGGGAATCCACCACCAGCAGCTGCTCCCCGCTCCTCTCCCTCGCTGGGTATCCCTCAGACACAGATGCTCAGCTCTTGTAAGCCTTTCTTCCAACAGTCCACACGTGAACTCCGTGCTCTGGGTGCGCGccggtgcgtgcgtgcgtgtctGCCGGTGCCCGACTTGTTAGACACTCCTTTCTCACTTTGCAAGGTTTCCTGCACTGCTCTGTTTAGGGCGGAGTGGGGGAGGCTATGTGTCCCCATCTGACCCCATAGCCTCATCCGAGAACACAGGAGACAGGCCTCTGTAGAGAGATGCTAGCTTTAGCGCTCTTACCCTGTTCCTTCATTGTTTGGCCCATGGTATTTCCTTGGGTCCCTTCTGTCTCATAGATGGGGAATCCAATAGAGCAGGGCTGGGGCTGTGCTTTCCAGGTGGGTGTGCTGGTGCATTCCTGTGGGGGAGGAGGATCAAgaactcaaagccagcctcagctaataatgatttcaaggctagcatgagctacaagagaccctatctcaaaacaaaacaaaagaaaacaaaacaaaaaaaatcaaaacctaaaaagaaaaccaaagaaagacagaaaacaaaaacaacccataCCTGCGTCAGCTTTGGTTTCACTTTGGTCTCCCCAACCCTGTCCCTGACCCTGAGTACCACAAGCCCACCACCACCGAGGGTCTCTGGGGCCTTATGTTTTTGTCTCTGTTCACTCTCTCACTGGCTGGCTCCAGAGTGCTCACTTgtgcatttacttatttttttttaaaaggatttattatgaatacagcattctgcctgcacgtgcacctgcaggccagaagagggcaccaggtctcattatagatggttatgagtcaccacatggttgctgggaattgaactcaggacctttaggaagaacagccagtgttcttaacctctgagccatctctccagctccattttttttattcttaaaattgtgtgtgtgtttgtgtgtgaatgagagagagagtatgcatgtgagtgtattttcgtgagagtgtgtgtgtgtgagagggacagagtgtgtatgtgtgtaagagagagtgtatgtatgtatacatttgtgtgtatgaatatgtgtgtgtgtctgtatgtgtgtgtatatatgtgtgtgtgtgtgtgtgatgagtgtGTATGCAGAAGCCAGGGCTGTATGGTTCCTCAGGTGCCATCACACCTAGCTTCTTTACCTTGGTTCTGGGGATACaattcaggtcctcaagcttaTATGTCAATCATTTCAGCATCAGAACTCTGTCTCTCTCGAGGACCGCCCCCCCCAATTACATTTcactttttttactttgtatgtgtaggtgtgtgtgctcAGGTGCTATTGCACAcaggtggaggtcaaaggacaacgttcaggaatcagttctctccttataCCGTGTGGGTCTCGGGTATCAAACCCATGTGGTCAGCAGCTACCTTTACCGGCTGAGCCGTCTGACACCCCGCCCCTTTTAGACAGGGGCTTGTTTGGCAGTGACACTTGATCTGATGCTGgctatggagcccaggctggccttgaactttagcAATCCTTCTGTCTCATGCTTCCATTTGTGAACTTATTATGTGTGCGAATGGAGTTAGGGTCACTCATGGCCACAAAGCAGCCACATAAGTGCTCAGTACACGAGGCTGTGAGAGAGGTGGGACCCAGAGTTTCCTTTGCCCTCACCTGGAGGTCAAGTGCCATGGACATTAGTTCCTGGAAACAACAGCTGGCCCATGACCTCTTCCTGAGTCTACTCTGGGCCACCACTGCCACCCAGGATGAGTCAGCTCTTGGGCACTCATGTTCTTCGTGTGTGCTCACAGCTCCCTCCTTAGGCTCTCTGCCCTTCTCCACACACTGGCACAAGTGGCACTGGTTGGTCCTTTTGCAGCCTTAGAAGCTCCAGGCCTTTCTCAGGCCATGCTCTGTCCCTCCCTGCTGCAGCTCAGAGAGCCGACGTGGGTGGGGAGGCAGCGGGCGCCTCCATCAACCACTCCCAGATGCTGCTCCAGCGACTGCAGGACTTGCTTCGGCAGGGCAACGCCAGTGACGTGGTCGTGCGGGTCCAGGCTGTGGGCACTGACGAGGTCCGAGCCTTCCACACCCACCGCTTGCTGCTGGGGCTGCACAGTGAGCTGTTCCGAGAGCTGCTGAGCAACCAGAGCGAGGTGGTGCTGCAGGAACCCCGGGACTGTGCTGCTGTCTTCGACAAGTTCATCAGGTATGCCGGGGAGGGGCGCAGAGCTGTCCATGGCTCCCCAGCCTCAACACCACCTTCAGGCTCCCAGAAGTCGGGCCTCACAGGTTACTGTATCTACTTCCAATGACATAGCATGACACACAACATGTACCTCCTTTTATCTCTGCTTTTGCGGCCCTCCCTGCTGTGGCCTGTGCCCCAATTTCCTGCCTTTGTAAGTCTGAGCTACTTACAAACCCAGCTAAGAGGCCTTACAGAAACAACAGATTTTTGGTCAGTGTCATGTCTCTGAAACCTCCATGCACCTCAGGGCCACTGAGTGGAAAGGTCAGTCAGCTCTGCCTCACCCTCCTTGCACAAGGAAAGACTTGTAAAATAGTCTAAGGAGGTAACCTTGTTCGGACGCTTAGGCAAGGTGGCTGCAGGATTCTAGGCATCCCAAGTTCCAGGCCACAGGAAGAGTGACAAAACAACAGGGTTTCCCAGAGAGCCACGTGGGATGTCTCGAGATGTGCCAGGGGGACTGCTGGGAAGAATGTGGCAGTGggggatgggtgggtggggggcagCACTGTCAGAGAGCCAGAGAGGTAAAACAGCTAACAAGGAAAGGAAGACCGGACAGATGAAAAAGCCGGACTGCAAAGAGAAGGGGATGGGGACAGGAGGTTGCCTGGGTTGGCCAAGTACTCTGTAGTGAGAGTTTTTACTGCCTCTCGTTGTGCCGACATTCTGGAGGCAGgctcttcccttttcctccttttaagATTCATCCAGTTAAAAGACTTGCATTGTCTACTGGAAAGGAGGAGGTCAGATGGGCATCTAAAGCCGGACGTGGACACTGAGGTTATCAGCAACAACTTCTCATCTTAGCTTACAGTTAAATATgtagtaggtgctcaataaacaCGTGATCTCCACAGTACCAGAAGCTAAAAGATGTCTGTACAGGCCAGGAGGGAACCTGAAAGGGAAAGACAGGAAGCTTCAAGGCCCATCTATCCTGTTTGTTCCTTACAAAAATAGTGGTGTCCTCTCTAAGGGGGGTGGGTGGCCTTGTCCAGACTCAGCCCCGCCGATTTTCCtatctctattttcattttaaaaatcatattgtTATTTTGTATTATTAATCTGTGTGAGTGTATACCACGTGTAAATGGGTGCCGGAagagggctggggttacagatggttttgaggcacccagtgtgggtgctggggactgagctccAGTCCTCTGGACAAGTGtctcaactgctgaaccatctcagccCATCCCCTCTCTTACAGGTATTTGTACTGTGGTGAGCTGACCGTCCTGCTGGCCCAGGCTATCCCGCTGCATAGGCTGGCCACCAAGTACCGAGTGGCGTCCCTGCAGCGAGGCGTGGCAGACTACATGCGCGCGCACCTGGCAGGAGGCGCGGGTCCAGCCGTGGGTTGGTACCACTACGCCGTGAGCACCGGGGACGAGGCCCTGCGAGAGAGCTGCCTGCAGTTCCTGGCTTGGAACCTGTCTGCCGTGGCGGGGAGCGCGGAGTGGGGCACTGTGAGCCCTGAGTTGCTGGCGCAGCTCCTGCAGCGCTCGGACCTGGTGCTGCAGGACGAGCTGGAGCTGTTCCAGGCGCTGGAGGCGTGGCTGGGCCGCGCGCGGCCGCCGCCCACCGTGGCCGAGCGCGCGCTGCGCTCTATCCGCTACCCCATGATCCCGCCGGCGCAGCTCTTCCAGCTGCAGGCCCGCTCAGCCGCGCTGGCGCGCCACGGCCCGGCGGTGGCCGACCTCCTGCTGCAGGCCTACCAGTTTCACGCCGCCTCGCCGCTGCACTACGCCAAGTTCTTCCACGTGAACGGCAGCGCCTTCCTGCCGCGCAACTACCTCGCGCCCGCTTGGGGCGCCCCGTGGGTCATCAACAACCCGGCTCGGGACGACCGCAGCACCAGCTTCCAGACGCAGCTGGGTCCCAGCGGCCACGACGCGGGGCGCCGGATCACCTGGAACGTACTCTTCTCCCCGCGCTGGCTGCCCGTCAGCCTGCGGCCCGTCTACGCGGACGCCGCGGGCACCGCGCTGCCCGCCGCGCGCCCGGAGGACGGGAGGCCGCGGCTGGTGGTCACGCCGGCTAGCAGCGGTGGCGACGCGGCGGGCGTGAGCTTCCAGAAGACCGTGCTGGTGGGTGCGCGCCATCAGGGCCGCCTCCTGGTCCGCCACGCCTACAGCTTCCACCAGAGCAGCGAGGAGGCTGGCGACTTCCTGGCCCATGCAGACCTCCAGCGGCGCAACTCGGAATACCTGGTGGAGAACGCTCTGCACCTCCATCTCATTGTCAAGCCGGTGTACCACACCCTCATCCGGACTCCCAGTTAGCTTCTGGGTTGAGAAATAAGGCCTGGCCTGGACAGCGCACCAGGCTCTGGGGGAGGGGTAGGCAAGCGTGGAAGGGACTGTCAGCCTGGGCCCTGGGTGACCAGGTGCAGCTGGTTGGGGCTAGGGTGGAAGGCAGGTGAATGTGCCTTTCTAGCTGACTTGAAGGCAGCACTCTTGGGCCAGAATAAACCGATGTTCAGAGAGGCCAGAGCCTCAAGCAACTCCTGCGTTTCAAAAGTCTGAGTTCACATGCTCTCCACTGAGGGCCCCTCCCCGTGCCAGTGTCTCTGTCCTCCAGACCTGCCCCTGTAGTTTGTGAGGGTTTCTGCCACTGCCATCAAGTCCCTGGCCTCTTGTTGAGGCTAATGGAGAGAACCTTGAGAGATGGCTACTAACTAGACCTTGTTTTAGCCCCATCCTTCTGGGGAAGGAGAGTCTTGGCGTCTcgagggaaaacaaaaacaaaaacaaacaaaaccacgtTCCCCAGATTTTTATAAGTCTGTGCCAAGTGAGACGGATCCCTTAGTCCCAGACACCGCACATTCAGACAACTCCCAACACCAACAGCAAgactttatttaaaagaaataaaaggaaaaaataaaaataaaaagcaacagaGAAGTTACAAAACCAGATTtcccccccacccctccctgcCCCATGTGACATCCTGTAggctcctcccccatcccctatCCCCACCCAAGGCCAGGGGTGGTCCAGGAGTCCTGTCTCCCTAACAGCTCCTCTCCCCACTGCCGAAGCCGAGATTGGCCCCAGGTCTGTACACGATTTTTGGCAGCAATGCTCTGTCCAGGGCTGGGAAGCCAGGCCGCTGGGGCTCCCCTCCTTTTTTAGTGGCACGGAGAGCTTGGAGGCTTTGTGGCAGACAACCCTACCATTTCTGGGTCATGGGAGTCTTAGCCCTCTAAGCTCTTGCTCCATGGGATCCCCATCTGCCCAGCTTTCACCTCCCATTCTTTGCTACACTCCCCCTATTCAGTCCTGGGGGCAGAAAAGTAGGCGCCAGGGTCCCTCAGTTATGCCGGAGGCGTCCATCTTTGCCAAAGCTGCTTGAGCCGTGGGGCAGGCTGGGCCCACGCGCAGCTCTGCGGGAAACACCAGGCGGGTTGGTGGGGACAGGAAGGGGTGAGGGGTTTCCAGAGCCTATGACAGGGGAAAAGGCAGCATCAGTTGTTGAGGAAAGACTTCCATTCCCCGTCACCCGATGGCCTTAGGGGAATAATCCCAGTTTGCCAAGCCAACCAATCCTGCTCACGCATTGAGTCAGGCTTCCAGACAGGGTCAGGGGGCCTGCATGCTTCTCCTCTGAGCTAGTCAAGGCCTCTCCCACTTCAGTCCCTCTTTTGTTAGTACTGACCTGTGTTCTGGCTTGGAGGGAATTTGACCTTGGCCAGAGGCAGCGACACCTTTCCCAGATGCCTGACACTTGGGGATGGCCGTCCGAACACTGGC
Proteins encoded in this region:
- the Btbd17 gene encoding BTB/POZ domain-containing protein 17; translated protein: MGLECSGLDCPSGGLRDKGTKMLRKGYCKPGSWGSFWATLALVGLVTRAAQRADVGGEAAGASINHSQMLLQRLQDLLRQGNASDVVVRVQAVGTDEVRAFHTHRLLLGLHSELFRELLSNQSEVVLQEPRDCAAVFDKFIRYLYCGELTVLLAQAIPLHRLATKYRVASLQRGVADYMRAHLAGGAGPAVGWYHYAVSTGDEALRESCLQFLAWNLSAVAGSAEWGTVSPELLAQLLQRSDLVLQDELELFQALEAWLGRARPPPTVAERALRSIRYPMIPPAQLFQLQARSAALARHGPAVADLLLQAYQFHAASPLHYAKFFHVNGSAFLPRNYLAPAWGAPWVINNPARDDRSTSFQTQLGPSGHDAGRRITWNVLFSPRWLPVSLRPVYADAAGTALPAARPEDGRPRLVVTPASSGGDAAGVSFQKTVLVGARHQGRLLVRHAYSFHQSSEEAGDFLAHADLQRRNSEYLVENALHLHLIVKPVYHTLIRTPS